ACGCGACTGCGCAGGAGAATGAAGTCAAGGCCAAGGGCCCCCGCTCGGCTGCCGACATCATGAAGGTCGTGAAGAATCGCACTCCGGCGCTCAGAAGCATCTACAACAAGTACAGGGAAAACGACCCGAGTTTCGAGGGCAGAGTCGTCCTGAAGTTTACGATTGGCCCGGATGGCAAGGTCGTTTCTATGTCCATTAAGTCATCTACGACAAACAACGCCAAGTTTGACGAGGAAATCAAGAAGAAAGTCAGTGAATGGAACTTTGGCGAGGCCGGTGCCGGCAACACCACGGTGACAATCCCGTTCGTCTTCTCGGAATAAACTTCGCGTTATGCGTACAAAGTAAGGAGCCACAAATGCGACTTCTGGCAACGATCTTTCTTTTGCTCGTATGCGCTTCGGGTGCATTCGCGACGCATGTCGCCGTGCTCGAGACGGGCGTAGCCCCTGCGGTAAAGAAGAAGGTGACGCTCTCCGACAGGCAGTACCTCACGAACGTATTGCGCGAGGAAGCCGTCAAGCAACTCCCCGCAGAAGACGGCTACACCATCATGACGCGTGACAACATCTCTGCGATGCTCCCGCCGGGGAAGGCCATCGAGGACTGCGAGGGTAGTTGCCTTGCGGAGACGGGCCGGAACATTTCTGCCGATTTCGTGTGCCAGGCGCGCGTGAGCAGCTTCGGCTCGAAACTTGCCCTCTCGGCAGAAATCTACGAGACTGCGGGCAACAAACTCGTGGCGAGTTTCAACGGGAACGGCAAGAATGTGGAGGCTCTACTGAAGGTTATCAAGGAGAACGCTCCGGAATTCTTCGGCAAGGTGAAATCCAACAGGAATGCAGGTTCCGGCGGTATCGGCGAGGCCAGCAGCGTTGACCCCGATGCAAATGAAGATGCGGAGGAAGATGCGGATAAGCTCGCAGTCACTCCCGCTAAGGATGTGCAGTTTGACGATGATGACGATGACATGCCCAGGTCGAACAAGCCCATCAACGAAGTCCCTGCGGTTAAGAACACCCAGAACAGGGTATGGATCCGTTGGGGGCTTATTGGTGGCGGAAGCGTTTTGCTCACGACGGGTATAGTGCTTGCCGCTATGGGGAGCACAGACACCACGACCGAATATGATTACGAGACATTTGAGGAGAAAACCGTTGATAACGGCAATGGCACAAAACTCGGCATCGGGATTGCCTTGTCCATCATCGGAGCCGCCGGTATTGTCGTGGGGTTCTGCTTCTAGCCGGCGCTCATGCTGGATTTTTGCCCAAATTGGGTACCAAACAGGGTTGTTTTGCCTATTTTGGCACCCATTTTTTAGAACAAAGTAACTGAATTTCGGGCGATTAGTGTCTAATAAACGCTAAAAAATGCTTCGGTTGGGTACCAAAATACTTTTTTTCTGTGGTTTGGTACCCATCGTGGCGGCAATTTTGCCAATATTATTGTGGACAAACTAAAATTTTGGGTACCAAACAGTGCAATTTAATGCAGTTTGGTACCCAATTTTGCAATTTTTTGCATTTCGGCGGCTGGCTCGCAAGCTAACCGCGGTAGCATAGTGCCCGCGGCAACATAGCGCCCGCGGCAATTTAATACCCGCGGCGGTTTACAACAGCAGCTTAACGCTTACCCGTTGCCGTGATGCTTGTCGTGGTTGGGGCAGCCGCAGCCGCCCTTGCCGTCGCAGTTTTCCTTGTGTCCGTGGTGGCCGTGGCCTTCGCCGCCGCATTCGCATTCATGGCCTTCCTCGCCACACTTGCATTCGCCATCGCCCTTGCCGCCGCAGCAGCAGTGGTGGCCTTGCGGGTTGAGTTCCTCTTCGGTGGCCTCGCGCACGCTCACGACCTCGATGGCGAAGTTCAGGTTTTTGCCCGCGAGTTCGTGGTTCGCGTCGATGATGGCCTTGTCGCCCGCGACGGACTTCACGCGGATGGGCATCGGGCCCATGGGCGTCTGCGCGTAGAACATCATGCCGGCCTCGACCTTCTCGACACCTTGGAAAGCGTCCATCGGGACTTCCTGCGTCATGCGCTCGTCATATTCGCCGTAACCTTCAGCGGGGATGACCTTCACATCGAACTTGTCGCCGACTTCGTGGCCGACCATCGCGTTTTCGAGCCCCACGACGATCATGTGTGCGCCCTGGATGTACTGGAGCGGTTCGCGGCCTTCGGAGGAATCGATGACGGCTCCTTCGTCGGAGGTGAGGGTGTAGTGCATCTGGACTACGGTCTTGTCGGCGATTTTCATGATGTTCCTTTGTGTGAGGGGGTAAAAAAGTAGGCTAAATATAGAAAAAAGCGGTTTGCAACGTGATAAAAGACAAATTTTTGCACGAAAAGTGAAGTATGTTGTGAAAACTTGTGCATACTTCTTCTTTTTTGTTTATATTCTTCTTAAACACCAGATTCAAGGAGTAAATATGAAGAAATTGCTTTGGACCGGCGCCCTCGCCCTGACCACCATGGCTTGCCTGACCGCCTGTGGCGACGATGATAGTAACGGAACATCGGGTGGGTATGATTCGGGCATCGAATCCATCAAGACATCCGTATGCGACATCAAGAAAAGCGATGACAAGTGGGTCGTTAACACGCATCCTGTTCAAGAAACATATATCTGGACTGATGACGGGGTTGTTGTGCAGTACAGGACAAATGTGAGCTCAAAGGATGGTTGTGAATATGAACGTGAAAGAAGAAAAGAAATAGAAACAGAAACAGACATGGTTTATACCTGTGAGGAACATATTCTCGTAGGAACAGATTCAACCACGCTTAAGGGTGTAGAAAAGGACGCTGTGATTCTCACTGTAAAATTTAAGTGTGAAGAATCCACGGATAAATTCATAACGGAATCGCTTGACGATGACGACGACACCGGTACGGATACCGACGATGAAGGCTCTGTTGGCGACGACGGCGGTTCTTCTGACGTCGATGATGATGAAGGTTCGACAGGCTCCGATGACGAGGATGGAGATGAAGGTGGTCAGGCATCTGACATTACCTGCAACTTCGAAAAGTCTGATGACACCTGGTCCATCGCTAAGGGCGAAGGTGGTGGCGAGATGATTGTTAAGTGGGGCACCGGCAAGGCTGTCGCTGTTACCAAGACTGATTTGGGCGATGCCGAGTCTTGCCAGATGTTGCTTGATCTTGATCCCAGTGACACAAGCGGTTCTTGCGATGGTAAATTCTTAGTTATGGAAGATGCCGATACGTTCAAGAATCTCACCAAGGATGAGATGTACAGCATGTACTGCGCTGATTAGTTCGCGTAATTATGGCTTAATTATGGCGTCGGCTTATTTGCCGGCGTCATTTTTTTTGCGGTCGTGCCACACGCTTTCGTTGAAGAGCTGGCCCTCGCTCAGGCCGTATTT
Above is a window of Fibrobacter sp. UWR3 DNA encoding:
- a CDS encoding peptidylprolyl isomerase, with the translated sequence MKIADKTVVQMHYTLTSDEGAVIDSSEGREPLQYIQGAHMIVVGLENAMVGHEVGDKFDVKVIPAEGYGEYDERMTQEVPMDAFQGVEKVEAGMMFYAQTPMGPMPIRVKSVAGDKAIIDANHELAGKNLNFAIEVVSVREATEEELNPQGHHCCCGGKGDGECKCGEEGHECECGGEGHGHHGHKENCDGKGGCGCPNHDKHHGNG